From a region of the Opitutales bacterium genome:
- the ctaD gene encoding cytochrome c oxidase subunit I: MSTTTVETPEKTELVFEPSTAQESNLGLRRPDFTKGLVDWMTTVDHKKIGILYLFAGIFFFIVGGIEALLIRVQLAQPMNDFITAQQYNQLFTMHGTTMIFLAVMPMSAGFFNYLIPLQIGARDVAFPRLNAFSLWCFIGGAIVLNISFLFQFLQYAGVDWFNITVNREGYGDYTLTDIVPGMGWFAYAPLSNDGYSGIGSDFWIFGLQVLGIASLAASFNFITTILNMRAPGMKMMRLPAFTWMTLITAFLIIFAFPAITIALAELMFDRTFGTNFFRVEEGGQPILWQHLFWVFGHPEVYILVLPAMGIVSEILPTFSRRPLFGYPIIVFSGAVIGFLGFAVWSHHMFTTGLGKIATAAFSLLTMAIAVPTGVKIFNWIGTLWQGRIRFTAPMVFALGFIWMFMMGGFSGIMHSAAPADAQQQDSYFVIAHFHYVLIGGVVLALLGGIYFWLPKMFGKMWTGNLGYWSALLVNIGLNVTFFPMHFLGLLGMPRRTHTYLEGNDWGSLNLICSIGAFVLAFGVLIFLIDIFLLVKKGKPAADDAWGEGRTLEWYTSSPPAVHNFDATPEVQARDALWAHKHDGPKYQIKDIPEPHGVHMPSQSWWPFFGALGLTIMATSMSLHAADLLHSFGWLAIFGLGMTVVSVFLWALEGPGGFHIHFKKSGASEQSQLQH, encoded by the coding sequence ATGAGCACTACGACCGTAGAAACCCCAGAAAAGACTGAGCTCGTTTTTGAGCCATCGACGGCTCAAGAGAGTAACCTCGGACTGCGCCGTCCGGACTTCACCAAAGGCTTGGTAGATTGGATGACCACCGTAGACCACAAGAAGATCGGTATCCTCTACCTGTTTGCGGGAATATTCTTCTTTATAGTTGGTGGGATTGAGGCGCTTTTAATTCGCGTCCAGTTGGCCCAGCCAATGAATGATTTCATAACGGCTCAGCAATACAATCAGCTGTTTACGATGCATGGGACGACGATGATCTTTCTCGCAGTCATGCCGATGAGCGCGGGGTTTTTCAATTATCTCATCCCCCTTCAGATTGGCGCTCGGGACGTTGCTTTCCCTAGACTCAACGCTTTTAGCCTCTGGTGTTTTATCGGAGGCGCTATCGTATTGAACATCTCCTTTCTCTTCCAGTTCTTGCAGTATGCTGGTGTGGATTGGTTCAATATCACTGTAAATCGCGAAGGATATGGTGATTACACCCTGACTGATATTGTTCCTGGCATGGGTTGGTTTGCCTATGCTCCATTAAGTAATGATGGCTACTCGGGAATCGGTTCAGACTTTTGGATTTTTGGTCTTCAAGTGCTGGGAATCGCCTCGCTAGCCGCTTCGTTTAATTTCATCACGACGATCCTGAACATGCGTGCTCCCGGGATGAAGATGATGCGCCTGCCGGCATTCACATGGATGACGCTCATCACCGCTTTCCTCATCATTTTTGCCTTCCCAGCGATCACGATTGCCTTGGCAGAGCTGATGTTTGACCGGACATTTGGCACCAATTTCTTCCGGGTGGAAGAGGGCGGACAGCCTATCCTTTGGCAACACCTCTTCTGGGTCTTTGGCCATCCAGAAGTATACATCTTGGTGCTACCCGCTATGGGAATCGTTTCTGAGATCTTACCTACATTTTCTCGCCGTCCCCTATTCGGTTACCCCATCATCGTCTTTTCAGGCGCAGTCATTGGTTTCCTCGGCTTTGCGGTATGGTCTCACCACATGTTTACAACCGGACTGGGCAAAATAGCGACCGCAGCATTTTCTCTTCTGACCATGGCTATTGCGGTCCCGACTGGCGTGAAAATCTTTAATTGGATCGGGACTCTCTGGCAGGGGCGCATCCGCTTTACTGCCCCCATGGTTTTTGCCCTCGGCTTCATCTGGATGTTTATGATGGGTGGATTTTCCGGGATCATGCACTCGGCGGCGCCTGCCGATGCTCAGCAACAAGACAGTTATTTTGTGATCGCGCACTTCCACTACGTTTTGATCGGTGGAGTAGTCCTTGCGCTCTTGGGAGGCATCTATTTTTGGCTGCCCAAGATGTTTGGTAAGATGTGGACCGGCAATCTCGGCTATTGGTCTGCTCTGCTGGTGAACATTGGCCTAAATGTCACCTTTTTCCCGATGCATTTTCTCGGATTGCTTGGCATGCCACGCCGGACTCATACCTATCTTGAAGGTAATGATTGGGGCTCGTTAAACTTGATCTGTTCCATCGGCGCGTTCGTGTTGGCTTTCGGAGTATTAATCTTCCTCATCGATATTTTCCTTCTGGTTAAGAAGGGTAAACCCGCAGCGGATGATGCTTGGGGTGAAGGACGCACATTGGAGTGGTATACATCATCGCCTCCCGCTGTGCACAACTTTGACGCTACTCCAGAAGTTCAGGCACGCGATGCTCTTTGGGCTCACAAACACGATGGTCCGAAATATCAGATCAAAGACATCCCAGAGCCGCATGGTGTGCATATGCCTTCCCAGTCCTGGTGGCCTTTCTTCGGGGCTTTGGGCCTGACCATCATGGCGACTTCTATGTCACTCCATGCCGCAGATCTCCTTCACAGTTTCGGCTGGCTCGCCATCTTTGGCTTGGGAATGACCGTTGTGTCCGTATTCCTTTGGGCGCTTGAAGGTCCCGGAGGTTTCCACATCCATTTCAAGAAGTCCGGAGCCTCTGAACAGAGCCAACTCCAGCACTAA
- a CDS encoding cytochrome c oxidase subunit 3 — MSHAATLTLDDGHNDHHDGHHAPTNTGVDNKKLAMWLFLGSDCMFFGTLISTHLIYRKLYPDTGVQPTDIFNIALTSFSTFILLMSSFLMALCVSAMHKGDLKSFQRNVVGVAFFGLIFLTCQVFEFSEFVYGIPGKFEGFTLSSGTFGSTFFVMTGTHGVHVAIGILWLLALFFYSFSGRMTHASAMDVEVSGLYWHFVDIVWIVIFTAVYLIEFI; from the coding sequence ATGAGCCACGCTGCAACGCTTACCCTCGATGATGGTCACAACGACCACCATGATGGCCATCATGCGCCCACGAATACGGGCGTCGATAACAAGAAATTGGCCATGTGGCTGTTTCTAGGGTCGGACTGTATGTTCTTTGGAACACTGATCTCCACCCACCTGATCTACCGTAAGCTTTACCCAGACACCGGGGTGCAGCCGACTGATATTTTCAATATAGCCCTCACGTCTTTCTCGACGTTCATCCTGCTGATGAGCTCATTCCTGATGGCTTTGTGCGTATCAGCGATGCACAAGGGCGACTTGAAAAGTTTTCAGCGCAATGTAGTTGGTGTCGCGTTTTTCGGACTGATTTTTTTGACCTGCCAGGTGTTTGAGTTCAGTGAGTTTGTCTACGGAATCCCCGGGAAGTTTGAGGGCTTTACCCTGTCCTCGGGAACTTTTGGATCTACCTTTTTCGTGATGACCGGCACGCATGGCGTGCACGTAGCGATCGGTATTCTCTGGTTGCTGGCTCTGTTTTTTTACTCGTTCTCGGGGCGTATGACCCACGCAAGCGCGATGGATGTCGAGGTTTCTGGGCTTTACTGGCACTTCGTCGATATCGTCTGGATCGTTATCTTCACCGCCGTTTATCTCATCGAATTTATATAG
- a CDS encoding cytochrome C oxidase subunit IV family protein — MATTASELTLAPMDVLKSENDKYHTFINLGMILAVLTGIEIVVIFFPWNEALILWGLIILSVIKFIAVIAWFMHLIYDKAVLTVLFMSGFVIATGTVIALVALFSYTGDEYDIEAMNESVFEVPVAPPLPEGAKAGHH, encoded by the coding sequence ATGGCTACCACAGCAAGCGAACTGACTTTGGCCCCAATGGACGTTCTCAAAAGTGAGAACGATAAGTATCACACGTTCATTAATCTGGGGATGATCCTGGCGGTCCTGACCGGGATCGAAATTGTCGTGATTTTCTTTCCGTGGAACGAGGCCCTTATCCTGTGGGGCCTGATTATTCTATCGGTAATCAAGTTTATCGCGGTGATCGCCTGGTTCATGCACCTGATTTATGACAAAGCGGTATTGACGGTCTTGTTTATGTCGGGGTTTGTCATTGCGACAGGGACTGTAATCGCACTGGTGGCTTTATTTAGCTACACGGGGGATGAATACGATATCGAGGCCATGAATGAAAGTGTCTTTGAAGTGCCGGTGGCCCCTCCTCTACCTGAGGGAGCGAAGGCGGGGCATCATTG